The Paenibacillus sp. YPG26 genome includes a window with the following:
- a CDS encoding ABC transporter ATP-binding protein, producing the protein MIELRGITKRIGHKTVLRDLNLKVEQGQFLGVIGPNGSGKTTLLHTISGVEHIESGEIDIDGKPVGSYRRRELARKLAVLQQDGIPSLAYPVKDVIEMGRFPFLDWLGRDLSSDAGQIIDRIMMKLDLDSLADQPVDELSGGQRQRVALGKVMAQQPRVLLLDEPTTYLDIRYQLQFMELVSEWQKDEDLTVVAVMHDLNLASMYCDRLVALQEGSIAAEGTPQDILTPDTLKRVFEVESALARHPDLGVPQIMLRREESYNEQFTNGADRGNTYPE; encoded by the coding sequence ATGATCGAACTTAGAGGAATTACCAAGCGAATCGGACACAAAACCGTGCTCCGGGATCTGAATCTTAAGGTGGAGCAGGGACAGTTTCTGGGAGTTATAGGGCCTAATGGAAGCGGCAAAACAACACTGCTGCACACGATCTCGGGAGTTGAGCATATCGAGTCTGGAGAGATCGACATCGACGGAAAGCCGGTCGGATCGTACAGACGCAGAGAGCTTGCGCGCAAGCTGGCGGTGCTTCAGCAGGACGGAATTCCGAGCCTGGCCTATCCCGTGAAGGATGTCATTGAGATGGGCCGGTTCCCATTCCTGGATTGGCTTGGCCGTGATCTATCATCGGATGCCGGACAGATTATAGACAGGATTATGATGAAGCTGGATTTGGATTCACTGGCAGATCAGCCTGTGGATGAGCTCAGCGGCGGCCAGCGGCAGCGGGTGGCCTTAGGCAAAGTCATGGCCCAGCAGCCAAGGGTGCTTCTGCTCGATGAACCCACGACCTACCTCGATATCCGGTATCAGCTTCAATTTATGGAGCTTGTATCCGAGTGGCAGAAGGATGAAGACTTGACTGTGGTCGCCGTTATGCATGATTTGAATTTGGCTTCCATGTATTGCGACCGGCTGGTCGCTTTGCAGGAAGGAAGTATTGCAGCGGAAGGGACACCTCAGGATATCCTGACGCCGGACACCTTGAAGCGGGTGTTCGAAGTCGAGTCGGCGCTTGCCAGGCATCCGGATCTGGGCGTTCCACAAATTATGCTAAGACGAGAGGAGTCTTATAATGAACAGTTCACTAATGGGGCGGATCGGGGAAATACATACCCTGAGTAA